In Naumovozyma castellii chromosome 1, complete genome, one DNA window encodes the following:
- the YTA12 gene encoding m-AAA protease subunit YTA12 (ancestral locus Anc_2.472), with translation MFSVIRLCSRRAFLSPINNNSNRYRSLSLLARCSGRFGIQQRAIHSSIYLSNKNEKRPPNNNHEDATDEDLERVREAIKKFIKEKAQNNLDPERKRQIDEDIRRLEETIRRQQQKGAPPPPPPPNENGSGSSKIPPQPPVWNVNIFQVGLAFFLLSFLLDVFNTAEEQKEITWQEFRQKVLSKGYVSKLVVINKSVVKVYLNENGQNSPENSGHKFYYFTIGSIDSFEHKLQKAQEELDIQSDFRVPVEYIQEGNWTKAMFQILPTALMIGGIIWLTSRSVQSASGGARGGIFGISRSKAKRFNTETDVKIKFKDVAGCDEAKEEIMEFVSFLKEPSRYEKMGAKIPRGAILSGPPGTGKTLLAKATAGEAGVPFYFVSGSEFVEMFVGVGAARVRDLFKTARENAPSIVFIDEIDAIGKARQKGNFSGANDERENTLNQMLVEMDGFTTEDHVVVLAGTNRPDILDQALLRPGRFDRHINLDKPELEGRKAIFAVHLGKLKLSSSIFDLKNRLAALTPGFAGADIANVCNEAALIAARNDQKSVKLEHFEQAIERVIGGVERKSKLLSPEEKKVVAYHEAGHAICGWFLRFADPLLKVSIIPRGQGALGYAQYLPGDIFLLSEQQLRDRMTMSLGGRVSEELHFSSVTSGASDDFKKVTNMATAMVTQLGMSEKIGWINFQKKDDSDLTKPFSQETGDLIDSEVYRIIQECHERCTALLKEKASELEKVAQFLLKKEVLTREDMISILGKRPFPERNDAFDKYLNGNETDRIKKSERETDEKSSEEKPSD, from the coding sequence ATGTTCAGTGTTATAAGGCTTTGCTCAAGAAGAGCATTTTTGTCAcccattaataataatagcaatAGATATAGGTCTCTTTCCTTATTGGCGAGATGTTCAGGACGATTTGGAATACAGCAAAGAGCAATTCACTCTAGCATATATTTAAGCAATAAGAATGAGAAGCGTCCGCCGAATAATAATCATGAGGACGCTACAGATGAGGATCTCGAAAGGGTTAGAGAAGCTATTAAGAAGTTCATAAAAGAGAAAGCTCAAAATAATCTCGATCCAGAAAGGAAAAGGCAGATTGACGAGGATATAAGGAGATTGGAAGAAACAATAAGGAGGCAGCAGCAAAAAGGTGCACCTcctccaccaccaccgCCAAACGAAAATGGTTCTGGTTCTTCCAAGATTCCTCCACAACCACCTGTTTGGAATGTCAATATCTTCCAAGTTGGGTTAGCATTCTTTTTATTGTCGTTCTTATTGGATGTATTTAATACGGCCGAGGAGCAGAAGGAAATAACATGGCAAGAATTCCGCCAAAAAGTATTATCCAAGGGATACGTTTCTAAATTGGTAGTGATAAACAAATCAGTTGTGAAGGTATATTTGAATGAGAACGGCCAAAATTCCCCAGAAAATTCAGGCCATaagttttattatttcaccattggatcaattgattCCTTTGAACATAAACTACAGAAAGCACAAGAGGAATTGGATATTCAATCCGATTTTAGAGTCCCTGTGGAATATATTCAAGAGGGGAATTGGACAAAGGCaatgttccaaatattaCCCACTGCGTTAATGATAGGTGGTATTATTTGGCTTACAAGTAGATCCGTGCAATCCGCTTCAGGTGGTGCACGTGGTGGGATCTTTGGAATAAGTCGTTCAAAGGCAAAAAGATTTAATACTGAAACTGACGTGAAgattaaatttaaagatgtGGCTGGTTGTGATGAAGCCAAGGAGGAAATTATGGAATTTGTAAGTTTCTTAAAGGAACCATCTCGTTATGAAAAGATGGGGGCAAAGATTCCTAGGGGGGCAATTCTTTCAGGTCCGCCAGGTACAGGTAAGACATTGTTAGCAAAGGCCACTGCTGGTGAGGCTGGTGTTCCATTCTATTTTGTATCAGGCTCTGAATTTGTGGAGATGTTTGTAGGTGTCGGTGCAGCAAGAGTTCGTGATTTGTTTAAGACTGCAAGAGAAAATGCACCATCCATTGTgtttattgatgaaattgatgctATTGGTAAAGCAAGACAAAAAGGGAATTTCTCTGGTGCTAACGATGAAAGAGAGAATACGTTAAATCAAATGCTTGTTGAAATGGATGGATTCACCACAGAAGACCACGTTGTGGTTCTTGCTGGTACTAATAGGCCTGATATTTTAGATCAAGCATTACTAAGACCTGGAAGATTTGATAGACATATCAATTTGGATAAACCGGAATTAGAAGGCAGAAAGGCCATCTTTGCGGTTCATTTAGGAAAACTAAAATTATCAAGTAGCATTTTTGACTTGAAAAATAGATTGGCTGCGTTGACTCCCGGTTTTGCTGGTGCAGACATTGCTAACGTATGTAATGAAGCTGCTTTAATCGCAGCCAGAAATGATCAAAAATCTGTCAAATTAGAACATTTCGAGCAAGCTATTGAAAGGGTCATTGGTGGTGTAGAAAGAAAATCTAAATTACTTTCTCCCGAAGAGAAAAAAGTTGTTGCATATCATGAAGCTGGACATGCCATCTGTGGCTGGTTTTTAAGATTCGCTgatccattattgaaagtaaGTATTATTCCACGTGGCCAAGGAGCCCTGGGGTATGCTCAATATTTGCCAGGTGATATCTTCCTGTTAAGTGAACAGCAGTTAAGGGATAGAATGACCATGTCTCTTGGGGGAAGAGTATCAGAAGAGTTACATTTTTCATCAGTGACAAGTGGTGCATCTGACGATTTTAAGAAAGTTACAAACATGGCAACTGCAATGGTTACACAGTTGGGGATGAGTGAGAAGATTGGATGGattaattttcaaaagaaagaCGATTCTGACTTGACAAAACCATTTTCTCAGGAAACAGGTGATCTAATCGATTCAGAAGTGTACAGAATTATTCAGGAATGTCACGAAAGATGCACTGCTTTGTTGAAGGAGAAAGCTTCCGAACTGGAAAAAGTAGCTCAATTTTTACTAAAGAAGGAAGTATTGACAAGAGAAGATATGATTAGTATATTAGGTAAACGTCCCTTCCCTGAAAGAAATGATGCGTTTGATAAGTATTTGAATGGAAACGAGACCGATAGAATCAAGAAATCAGAAAGGGAGACGGATGAGAAGTCATCAGAAGAAAAACCTTCTGATTGA
- the NCAS0A07830 gene encoding uncharacterized protein, whose product MSVSNLKVAVIGANGKVGRFLLTQLKNDTKHFSTPLAVVRSKEQQNFFKNEFGINASLTSIEHSSVKELAAALKGYDAVVFTAGAGGKGLERIFTVDLDGCVKTVEACEQLGIKRLIVVSAIKAEDRSFWWNMEGLRDYYIAKRAADHDVRNSKLDYTILQPGFLQEGKGTGLVQPLDRIEEKKDSYKIEREDVASAIVQCLLHPETTSRKTIELANGDQPIETFIKSL is encoded by the coding sequence atgtctgtttccaatttgaaagttGCCGTGATTGGTGCCAATGGGAAAGTGGGTCGTTTTTTGCTAacacaattgaaaaatgatacCAAGCATTTCAGCACACCCCTTGCTGTGGTAAGATCAAAGGAACAACagaatttctttaaaaatgaGTTCGGGATTAATGCTTCGCTAACTAGCATTGAACATTCTAGTGTCAAAGAACTTGCAGCCGCCTTGAAAGGTTATGATGCTGTCGTCTTTACTGCCGGAGCTGGTGGTAAGGGGTTGGAAAGGATTTTTACTGTCGATTTGGACGGGTGTGTGAAAACTGTGGAAGCCTGTGAGCAATTGGGTATTAAGAGATTGATTGTTGTTTCCGCAATTAAAGCTGAAGACCGTTCATTTTGGTGGAATATGGAAGGTTTAAGAGACTATTATATTGCCAAGAGGGCCGCTGATCATGATGTGAGAAATTCCAAGTTAGATTATACCATTTTACAACCTGGATTTTTGCAAGAGGGTAAGGGAACAGGATTGGTTCAACCGCTAGATagaattgaagagaagaaggacagttataaaattgaaagagaagatgTGGCATCTGCCATTGTTCAATGCTTACTTCATCCTGAAACTACCTCTAGAAAGACCATCGAACTGGCTAATGGTGACCAACCAATTGAAACTTTCATAAAATCTTTATAA
- the NPL6 gene encoding Npl6p (ancestral locus Anc_2.471), with product MLGHHEEAVTPTDSVDSTTGNQDGDVEMENTPSIETETKAVNDNEEPISGADGASGKISPGHRSRSRSARPNYKIDTDGLDILDDTDAADPDVDYDDPDNKDDDYKEYEDEEDKITTNPRKRRHVDEDDDEENVVDEGDESNLGEDDEHEEPKQSRSNSIHSSKPPHNKKLHVTTSVPVDEDGKPLAPVNEEYPLPLDAEGETKITEDGDLLGGREFLIRTFTLSDKGNRKFMLSTECARAVGYRDSYLFFQYNKNIFKFVLSQLQKNDLIERGILPYSYRSRQIALVTAKGIFKVFGAKIIRNGKNITDDYYAISLREEGKVVEGTYAREPEVYKKSSTRGREGIELQEIDAVVNPAKNAVEFFEKRGHGHMNATNIIATGSQLSATNWLYQHAAASSRFNSDMYYDRVRLLLIERQGLRDPYTNVLHLPESTQSSKIVGWYKKEGKPTEGNIVYETVIEDVDLTKPVTGLSSLSNEIFDGIVDDDVKRAIIEQQEFEKNLK from the coding sequence ATGCTTGGCCATCACGAGGAGGCGGTTACACCAACGGACTCTGTTGACAGTACGACTGGAAACCAGGATGGTGACGttgaaatggaaaacaCCCCATCAATTGAAACAGAAACAAAAGCAGTAAATGACAATGAAGAGCCTATTTCAGGAGCAGACGGGGCATCTGGTAAGATATCCCCAGGGCACAGATCACGTTCTAGGTCTGCTAGAccaaattacaaaattgATACTGACGGACTGGATATTCTCGATGATACTGATGCAGCAGATCCAGACGTGGACTACGATGACCCTGATAACAAGGATGACGATTACAAGGAATACGAGGATGAAGAGGATAAGATAACAACAAACCCCAGAAAGAGAAGACatgttgatgaagatgatgatgaggaaaatgttgttgatgaagGCGATGAAAGTAATTTAGGTGAGGACGATGAACATGAAGAACCTAAGCAATCTCGAAGTAATTCTATTCATTCCAGTAAACCTCCCCATAATAAGAAACTTCATGTTACTACAAGTGTTCCagttgatgaagatggtaAACCTTTAGCACCTGTTAACGAAGAATATCCTTTACCGCTTGATGCTGAAGGTGAAACAAAGATAACTGAAGACGGTGATTTATTAGGCGGTAGGGAATTTTTAATTCGTACATTTACGTTGTCAGATAAGGGGAACCGTAAATTTATGCTTTCCACAGAATGTGCTAGAGCTGTCGGGTATAGAGACTCGTAtctcttctttcaatacaataagaatattttcaagTTTGTTCTATCACAGCTACAAAAGAATGATTTGATAGAAAGAGGAATATTACCATATTCCTATAGAAGTAGGCAAATTGCGTTAGTGACAGCCAAAGGTATATTTAAAGTTTTTGGTGCCAAAATCATACGAAATGGTAAAAACATTACTGATGATTATTATGCAATAAGCTTACGTGAAGAAGGGAAGGTTGTTGAGGGAACATATGCCAGGGAACCTGAAGTATACAAGAAGTCTTCCACTAGAGGAAGAGAGGGAATAGAATTACAGGAAATCGATGCTGTGGTGAATCCAGCTAAAAACGCTgttgaattttttgaaaagaggGGGCATGGTCATATGAATGCAACCAATATAATTGCTACGGGAAGTCAATTAAGTGCCACAAATTGGCTATATCAACATGCAGCGGCAAGTAGTAGGTTCAACAGTGATATGTATTATGATAGAGTTCGTCTATTATTGATCGAAAGGCAAGGGTTAAGAGACCCATATACCAACGTATTACATTTACCAGAATCCACCCAATCTTCTAAGATTGTGGGCTGGTACAAGAAGGAAGGTAAACCCACTGAAGGAAATATAGTCTATGAAACTGTTATTGAAGATGTAGACTTAACGAAGCCTGTTACTGGACTTTCGAGTCTATCCAATGAAATCTTTGATGGAATAGTAGACGATGATGTCAAAAGAGCCATTATAGAGCAACAAGAATTTgagaaaaatttgaaataa
- the AIP1 gene encoding Aip1p (ancestral locus Anc_2.470): MSSISLQSTVPPQPATERNFTVHLSYDETTNAVAYPCGKSAFIRPLGDSQPVIQFTGHGTANVTVVRFSPIKGSQYLCSGDESGKVIVWGWSQEKDGSIETTIKSEFHVLAGSVRDISWDFEGKRLCVVGDGRDKLGVFISWDSGNSLGEISGHSQIVNACHFKQSRPMRCITVGDDGAMVFYQGPPFKFTSSDRIHHDQGKFIRDVEFAPGQGSFAITVGSDRKINCFDSKTGEFVKSIVDESEPIQGGIFALSWIDENKFVTASADATIRVWDVNSSKCVQKWVVTSSSDDNVLRDQQVGVVASQEGRIVSLSLDGTLNIFQLEQDNIITSIKGHSKGITALAVNPLITGSYDGKIMDWSNKPEVAHTKHNNLIVSIDVQTGKADQISSVSWDDTLMINDEIKYQFEHQPKVATHNEDGITAVVTTADVLLILDSFTGETLQRLQLSEPASAVGLSKRFVALGFESNAIKVFDTADLSVSHELKSGLRATPSYISISPSEKYLAAGDVMGKILLFDMETKGIKTSRWAFHTGKINAISWRPIGEEEDEDLVATGSLDTNIFVYSIKRPMKIIKRLNAHKDGISALLWEDASTLVSTGADACIKKWGVEFE, translated from the coding sequence ATGTCGTCTATTAGTTTACAATCTACTGTTCCTCCACAACCAGCTACCGAGAGAAACTTTACGGTGCATCTTTCTTATGATGAAACCACTAATGCGGTCGCATATCCATGTGGTAAATCAGCCTTTATCCGTCCCTTGGGTGATTCACAACCTGTCATTCAATTCACAGGACATGGAACTGCCAATGTTACCGTGGTCAGGTTTTCGCCCATTAAGGGTTCTCAGTATCTTTGTTCCGGGGATGAATCAGGTAAAGTGATCGTTTGGGGTTGGTCTCAAGAAAAGGACGGGTCCATAGAAACTACCATCAAATCTGAATTCCATGTTCTAGCTGGATCTGTCAGAGACATATCCTGGGACTTTGAAGGAAAGAGACTATGTGTCGTCGGAGATGGAAGAGATAAGCTCGGTGTTTTTATATCTTGGGATTCAGGGAACTCCCTTGGTGAAATTTCAGGTCATTCTCAAATAGTCAATGCTTGTCACTTTAAGCAGTCTAGGCCAATGAGATGTATTACTGTTGGTGATGATGGTGCTATGGTCTTTTATCAAGGCCCACCTTTTAAATTTACTTCCAGCGATAGAATACATCATGATCAAGGGAAATTTATTAGAGATGTGGAATTTGCCCCTGGACAAGGGTCATTTGCCATTACTGTTGGCTCCGatagaaaaattaattgttTTGATTCCAAGACTGGAGAATTTGTCAAGAGTATTGTGGATGAAAGTGAACCGATCCAAGGTGGGATCTTTGCTCTAAGTTGgattgatgaaaataagtTTGTTACTGCCAGTGCCGATGCTACCATAAGAGTATGGGATGTGAATTCTTCGAAATGTGTTCAAAAATGGGTTGTCACCTCGTCCTCAGATGACAATGTATTACGTGACCAACAAGTTGGTGTGGTTGCCTCTCAAGAAGGACGGATTGTATCTCTATCCCTAGATGGAACTTTGAACATATTCCAATTGGAACAAGATAATATAATAACCTCCATTAAAGGGCACAGTAAGGGTATTACTGCATTAGCAGTTAATCCACTAATTACCGGTTCCTACGATGGTAAGATTATGGATTGGTCAAACAAACCTGAAGTAGCTCATACAAAgcataataatttaattgtCTCAATAGATGTTCAAACCGGAAAAGCTGACCAAATATCAAGTGTTTCCTGGGATGATACTTTGATGatcaatgatgaaattaaatatcaatttgaaCACCAACCCAAAGTGGCCACTCataatgaagatggaaTCACCGCCGTGGTAACTACTGCTGATGTTCTTCTCATATTGGATTCTTTTACAGGTGAAACGTTACAAAGGTTACAACTATCTGAGCCTGCATCTGCAGTGGGATTAAGTAAAAGATTTGTAGCGCTTGGGTTTGAATCAAATGCTATTAAAGTGTTTGATACTGCTGATTTGTCTGTTAGCCATGAATTGAAATCAGGATTGCGTGCCACACCATCGTACATATCCATTTCTCCATCTGAGAAATACCTTGCCGCTGGTGACGTTATGGGTAAGATTTTGTTATTCGACATGGAGACCAAAGGTATCAAGACTTCAAGATGGGCTTTCCATACCGGTAAGATTAACGCGATCTCCTGGAGACCCATTGGTGAGGAGGAAGATGAGGATCTGGTGGCTACAGGTTCATTGGATACTAATATATTTGTGTATTCCATAAAGAGACCTATGAAGATTATTAAGCGTTTGAATGCTCATAAGGATGGCATTAGCGCCCTGTTATGGGAAGATGCGTCCACATTAGTCAGTACTGGTGCTGATGCATGTATTAAGAAGTGGGGTGTTGAGTTTGAATAA
- the UTP15 gene encoding snoRNA-binding rRNA-processing protein UTP15 (ancestral locus Anc_2.469): protein MSSARPRIVTSRAAVLPQQTTPEQRYWRQYSSAQLVKEHNSVTHIAFNPQHPHDFAVTSSTRVQIFSSRTRQVIKTFSRFKDVVYSASFRSDGKLLVAGDATGLVSVYDSYNPRTILLSINASTHPTHVTKFHPQDNKTLITASDDRVIRLWDISNAYQPQLELTGSTDYVRSVTCVPSAPHMIVSGSYDGIIRLYDTRASGSSPIYSLLHDQPIEDIISISATQIVSCGGSNFKVWDLTSNKKLYERGNFNKTVTCLDHVSSLDDSPMNSALIASSLDGHVKVFDPLDDFKVKFGWKFSSAVLSCALSPGDAQGNKHLVAGLSSGLLAIRTKRKEKASQGKININKVTKSNNFQRMMRGSEYQGDQEHIIHNDKMKQQHKLKQFERYINQFKWNDALDSAFVPGMAKELTLTVLQELRKRGKIRVALYNRDESTLEPLLNWCLKGIEDIRSATVVADWIAVVIELYGNVLQNSPVLQEMIVSLRDKVRQEVYKAKEAQKIEGMLQLLTS from the coding sequence ATGTCTTCTGCGAGACCCAGAATTGTCACATCCAGGGCTGCTGTCCTTCCGCAACAAACCACACCAGAACAACGTTATTGGCGTCAATATTCATCAGCACAACTAGTAAAAGAGCATAATAGTGTCACTCACATTGCATTCAACCCACAACATCCTCATGATTTTGCCGTGACTTCCTCCACTAGAGTGCAGATATTTTCCTCCAGGACTAGGCAAGTTATTAAGACATTCTCCAGATTCAAAGACGTCGTATATTCAGCATCCTTTAGAAGCGATGGGAAATTATTAGTCGCCGGTGATGCAACTGGCCTCGTCTCCGTGTATGATTCATATAACCCAAGAACCATCCTGCTTTCCATCAATGCATCTACCCATCCAACACATGTTACCAAGTTCCACCCACAGGATAACAAGACGTTAATTACCGCCTCAGATGACAGAGTCATTAGACTATGGGACATATCAAATGCATACCAACCACAATTAGAATTGACAGGTTCCACAGATTATGTTCGTTCAGTGACATGTGTCCCCTCTGCCCCACATATGATCGTTTCCGGTTCATATGACGGTATAATTAGACTATACGATACAAGAGCATCCGGAAGTTCACCTATATATTCACTACTACATGACCAAcccattgaagatataaTCTCTATCTCTGCTACTCAAATAGTCTCATGTGGTGGATCTAACTTCAAAGTTTGGGATTTGACTAGCAATAAAAAACTTTACGAGCGtggaaatttcaataagaCTGTCACTTGTTTAGATCATGTTTCCTCCTTGGATGATTCTCCAATGAATTCCGCATTAATTGCATCTTCATTAGATGGCCATGTGAAGGTTTTCGATCCATTAGATGATTTCAAAGTTAAATTCGGCTGGAAGTTTTCTTCTGCTGTGTTGAGTTGTGCTCTGTCACCTGGAGATGCTCAAGGGAATAAACATTTGGTCGCAGGGTTATCTTCTGGGTTGTTAGCCATTAGaacaaagaggaaagaGAAAGCATCACAAGGGAAAATAAACATCAATAAAGTTACAAAGAGCaataatttccaaagaatGATGAGAGGTTCTGAATATCAAGGTGACCAAGAACATATTATTCACAATGATAAGatgaaacaacaacataaattgaaacaatttgaGAGATACATAAATCAATTTAAATGGAATGATGCGTTGGATAGTGCATTTGTACCTGGGATGGCTAAAGAATTAACACTGACCGTTTTACAAGAGTTGCGTAAACGTGGTAAGATTCGTGTTGCATTATATAACAGAGATGAATCCACATTAGAACCACTATTGAATTGGTGTTTGAAGGGAATTGAGGACATTAGATCGGCAACTGTAGTGGCGGACTGGATTGCTGTTGTCATTGAATTGTATGGTAACGTTTTACAGAACTCACCAGTACTACAGGAGATGATCGTATCTTTGAGAGATAAAGTAAGACAAGAAGTATATAAGGCCAAGGAAGCACAAAAGATAGAGGGTATGCTGCAATTGTTAACGAGCTAG
- the CTF13 gene encoding Ctf13p (ancestral locus Anc_2.467), which translates to MDPEKFLQLPVTIRKEVYFHLDGAFTNIHQRTNSILNKHNLLNLSTFLPKPTRTEKQKKLLKRLYPIYSPYLSIFEYDPTGIDQWLKYALWLRYDSIILDCIRVNHLYEGNILGPMDWITLDDKLQLGYFDELCLLQVWYTYKEYATWIIEGGHDDNLITETEYLSINTECLSPKMIKETLTTMKEKKVLPLIYYAFLSQIQQENDSEDDEFEARKIDYDTSDNNDELSSKTRNSTPRESRKGKEYNLQDPLLITFMGQLEQMKNLKKISVRGDIIYESSINSHGIRERGRGIKHLVKRKIVSLELFQVHDLTKSGVADFTKWTNLRELRINQLENADLNQLVLPPTCKLLIINNSFKITWWRVMAQIEGILTPGHRFITECYKGATNVQCREAEKCDHRKLVTLDPDSIPADVMFDCEKLLWKSFAGLNYIELRDTFNILDETIVVPRVLFENNRIKLFGKNNVEKVILI; encoded by the coding sequence ATGGATCCCGAGAAGTTTCTCCAATTGCCTGTGACGATCAGAAAAGAAGTTTATTTTCATCTAGATGGAGCATTCACAAATATCCACCAGCGGACAAATTCAATCTTGAATAAACATAACctattaaatttatcaacCTTTCTTCCGAAACCTACAAGAACagaaaaacagaaaaaattattaaagagACTATATCCAATTTATTCTCCATACTTatccatttttgaatatgatCCTACGGGGATAGATCAATGGTTAAAATATGCACTATGGCTTCGTTACGATTCCATTATTCTCGATTGCATTAGGGTAAACCACTTATATGAAGGCAATATACTGGGACCCATGGATTGGATTACCTTAGACGACAAACTGCAATTAGGttattttgatgaattgtGTCTTTTACAAGTTTGGTATACCTATAAGGAATATGCAACTTGGATCATTGAAGGTGGCCACGATGATAACCTAATTACTGAAACCGAGTACTTAAGTATTAATACAGAATGTCTTTCACCAAAAATGATTAAGGAGACTTTGACGACGatgaaggaaaagaaagtACTGCCGTTAATATACTATGCATTCTTAAGTCAGATCCAACAGGAAAATGACagtgaagatgatgaatttgaagctAGAAAAATTGACTATGATACTAGTGATAATAATGACGAGCTTTCAAGTAAAACTAGAAACAGCACTCCACGAGAATCCCGAAAAGGTAAAGAGTATAATCTTCAAGACCCTTTATTGATCACTTTTATGGGACAATTAgaacaaatgaaaaatctcAAGAAGATATCTGTAAGAGGTGATATCATATATGAATCCTCTATCAACAGTCACGGTATCAGAGAACGTGGTCGTGGTATTAAGCATTTAgtgaaaaggaaaattgTGTCGTTAGAGTTGTTTCAGGTACATGATCTAACTAAATCAGGAGTTGCAGATTTTACAAAATGGACGAACCTACGAGAGCTAAGAATAAaccaattggaaaatgcaGATCTTAATCAGCTTGTCTTACCTCCAACATGTAAACTTctgataataaataactCGTTTAAAATAACTTGGTGGAGGGTAATGGCACAAATAGAGGGGATATTGACACCAGGGCATCGTTTCATAACAGAGTGTTACAAAGGAGCAACGAATGTACAATGTAGAGAAGCGGAAAAGTGTGATCATAGGAAATTAGTTACCTTAGATCCTGATTCTATTCCTGCTGACGTTATGTTTGATTGCGAGAAGCTTCTTTGGAAATCTTTTGCGGGACTGAATTATATCGAACTCAGAGATACTTTTAACATTCTAGATGAAACTATCGTAGTACCGCGAGTGTTATTCgaaaataatagaataAAACTGTTTGGTAAAAATAATGTAGAGAAGGTTATACTAATTTAA
- the MTG1 gene encoding putative GTPase MTG1 (ancestral locus Anc_2.463): MLSRNTNAQIFQRLYSSISNTTTRDVGFMPRFEFPNYNIPLTDFKGHQVKALKKFEKLAPQLNMLLELRDVRAPLSTRNILFDKVMAPESRLPRLIVYTKKDLIINNNAYLKRLKTWHEEIGEKFLLMDCKNSVDVKNLMKVIEWESYSAIKSNNIPLPMGYRILVAGMPNVGKSTLVNSLKSLARKNDYTLSGKAKKVARTGGQAGVTRSTSECIRISPRSAQSQGIYLIDSPGIGTPGRVANVNRMLSLSLCGCVKSDLIDPIIQADYLLYLMNLQDAKKGDYFYPGDVESPSNDIYEVLKRVKNKRKIDDIPTSIQWVDQWRQTRGGIILDPELLLQCDEFSYRNYVKGELSKLGDLYSGGVDLKNKYSNNKKIFRN; the protein is encoded by the coding sequence ATGCTAAGTCGTAACACCAATGCccaaatctttcaaagattatACTCTTCCATCTCAAATACAACAACCAGAGATGTGGGTTTTATGCCAAGATTTGAATTCCCAAACTATAACATTCCGTTAACAGACTTTAAAGGACACCAGGTGAAggctttgaagaaattcgAAAAATTGGCACCTCAATTAAATATGCTTCTAGAACTCAGGGATGTGAGGGCCCCTTTATCTACCagaaatattctttttgaCAAAGTAATGGCCCCGGAATCACGATTGCCCAGGTTAATCGTTTATAcaaagaaagatttaatCATTAACAATAACGCATATCTAAAACGACTTAAAACATGGCATGAAGAAATAGGAGAAAAATTCTTACTGATGGATTGTAAAAATTCAGTTGACgtaaagaatttaatgaaagtTATTGAGTGGGAAAGCTATTCTGCAATAAAAAGCAATAATATACCGTTACCAATGGGATATAGGATACTTGTTGCTGGTATGCCTAATGTAGGTAAATCCACATTGGTTAATTCACTAAAATCACTAGCGAGAAAGAATGACTATACATTGTCAGGCAAAGCTAAAAAAGTTGCACGGACAGGTGGTCAGGCTGGTGTAACAAGAAGCACTAGTGAATGCATTAGAATCTCACCACGATCTGCTCAATCTCAAggtatttatttgattgaCAGTCCAGGTATTGGAACCCCAGGAAGAGTAGCGAATGTTAATCGCatgttatcattatctCTTTGCGGTTGTGTGAAAAGTGATCTTATAGACCCAATAATTCAAGCAGATTATCTACTAtatctaatgaatttaCAAGATGCGAAAAAGGGTGATTACTTCTATCCGGGGGACGTCGAATCTCCTTCTAATGACATATATGAGGTGTTAAAAAGAGTTAAGAACAAACGTAAGATTGATGATATCCCAACCTCGATACAATGGGTAGATCAGTGGAGACAAACAAGAGGAGGTATTATCCTTGACCCTGAGTTGTTATTACAATGTGATGAATTCTCATATAGGAACTACGTCAAAGGTGAACTAAGTAAGCTGGGTGACCTCTATTCGGGTGGAGTGGATCTTAAGAATAAGTATAGCaataacaagaaaatattcagaaattaa